One stretch of Clavibacter michiganensis DNA includes these proteins:
- a CDS encoding MarR family winged helix-turn-helix transcriptional regulator, which translates to MPSDPTDAELRVVARRLGAEVGPFRRRLMNASRSAADLPDLPDAQVEVLRRLEAIGWATPTLLGRALGLARSTVSNLILAMERDGLVDRRLAKGDGRSTEVGLTDHARDLLRTFDRSAEGVLVGALRSLTATERHDIARALPALEALHAAIGGEPAPAPAPGPLDAAADATTRRRSGSASPSDGAS; encoded by the coding sequence ATGCCCTCCGACCCGACCGACGCCGAGCTGCGGGTCGTCGCCCGGCGGCTCGGCGCGGAGGTGGGGCCCTTCCGGCGGCGCCTCATGAACGCGTCGCGGAGCGCGGCCGACCTGCCGGACCTGCCCGACGCGCAGGTCGAGGTGCTCCGCCGCCTCGAGGCGATCGGATGGGCGACGCCCACCCTCCTCGGCCGCGCGCTCGGGCTCGCGCGCTCGACGGTCAGCAACCTCATCCTCGCCATGGAGCGCGACGGCCTCGTCGACCGGCGCCTCGCGAAGGGCGACGGCCGCAGCACCGAGGTGGGCCTCACGGATCACGCGCGGGATCTGCTGCGCACCTTCGACCGCTCGGCCGAGGGCGTGCTCGTGGGCGCGCTCCGCAGCCTCACGGCCACCGAGCGGCACGACATCGCCCGCGCGCTGCCGGCGCTCGAGGCCCTGCACGCGGCCATCGGCGGTGAGCCGGCGCCGGCGCCGGCGCCCGGGCCACTTGATGCCGCGGCAGACGCGACGACGCGCCGCCGGTCGGGGAGCGCATCCCCGTCCGACGGCGCGTCGTGA
- a CDS encoding alpha/beta hydrolase — protein MAAAPAPRVAPLELDHGGLALRGWEHGTVRPGAPAALLVHGFGDSGTGGHGLWVPVARALAASGTAARAYDRLGHGVSDGDFADVRLLDEVDQVSAMIRALARDAGGPVHVVAHSLGGVESALAAARAPELVASLTLWSPAGVVVDDITEHGRVMSVPLAASRERGIVDVAGMGLGLGFPDEVLAGVDVYGPVAGYPGPVDVLHGTADAIVPVSYGARYGELMPGATFTAVEGADHGWSSVELRRMLVERLLAHVARASSSAG, from the coding sequence ATGGCCGCGGCCCCGGCGCCGCGCGTCGCGCCGCTCGAGCTCGACCACGGCGGGCTCGCCCTCCGCGGCTGGGAGCACGGCACCGTGCGGCCCGGGGCTCCCGCGGCGCTCCTCGTGCACGGCTTCGGCGACTCCGGCACCGGCGGCCACGGGCTGTGGGTGCCGGTCGCCCGGGCGCTGGCCGCGTCCGGCACGGCGGCGCGCGCCTACGACCGGCTCGGCCACGGCGTGAGCGACGGCGACTTCGCCGACGTGCGCCTGCTCGACGAGGTCGACCAGGTGTCCGCGATGATCCGCGCCCTCGCCCGGGACGCGGGCGGACCCGTGCACGTGGTCGCGCACAGCCTCGGCGGCGTCGAGTCGGCGCTGGCCGCCGCCCGGGCGCCCGAGCTCGTCGCGAGCCTCACGCTGTGGTCGCCGGCCGGCGTGGTCGTGGACGACATCACGGAGCACGGCCGCGTGATGAGCGTGCCGCTCGCCGCGTCCCGCGAGCGCGGGATCGTCGACGTCGCCGGCATGGGCCTCGGGCTGGGCTTCCCGGACGAGGTGCTCGCGGGCGTCGACGTCTACGGGCCGGTCGCGGGATACCCGGGCCCGGTGGACGTGCTGCACGGCACCGCGGACGCGATCGTGCCGGTCTCCTACGGCGCGCGCTACGGCGAGCTCATGCCGGGGGCGACCTTCACGGCCGTGGAGGGCGCGGATCACGGCTGGTCGTCGGTGGAGCTGCGCCGGATGCTGGTCGAGCGACTGCTCGCGCACGTGGCGCGGGCGTCGAGCTCGGCCGGCTAG
- a CDS encoding SAM-dependent methyltransferase — MDRNRISDLAHADHPIASPLGDDSVDRLLARAVAGHGAVLDLGCGDGSWLLRALRREPSLIAVGVDHSDAGFDRVREQAEREGLADRLELICADARAWTSVERFDVVLSVGATHAFGGFEQTLAAIDGHLRPGGRALVGECFWEREPTPRVLDLLGTEPDEYGDLAATVEVAAANGWVPLQGHVSTLEEWDDYEWSWTGALATWASEHPDDPDRDQVMAASVEHPGMAGRIPRNARLPHPRAGSLGGQLRRRAGQEGGTVVPRPPARGG, encoded by the coding sequence ATGGACAGGAACCGGATCAGCGACCTCGCCCACGCCGACCACCCCATCGCCTCGCCCCTCGGCGACGACAGCGTCGACCGCCTCCTCGCGCGGGCTGTCGCAGGCCACGGCGCGGTCCTCGACCTCGGGTGCGGCGACGGCAGCTGGCTGCTGCGCGCCCTGCGGCGTGAGCCGTCGCTGATCGCGGTCGGGGTCGACCACTCCGACGCGGGCTTCGACCGCGTGCGCGAGCAGGCGGAGCGCGAGGGCCTCGCCGATCGACTCGAGCTCATCTGCGCCGACGCCCGTGCGTGGACGTCCGTCGAGCGGTTCGACGTCGTGCTCAGCGTGGGCGCGACGCACGCCTTCGGCGGGTTCGAGCAGACCCTGGCCGCGATCGACGGGCACCTGCGTCCGGGCGGTCGCGCGCTCGTCGGCGAGTGCTTCTGGGAGCGGGAGCCGACCCCGCGGGTGCTGGATCTCCTCGGCACCGAGCCGGACGAGTACGGCGACCTCGCGGCCACCGTCGAGGTCGCCGCCGCGAACGGGTGGGTGCCGCTGCAGGGGCACGTCAGCACCCTGGAGGAGTGGGATGACTACGAGTGGTCGTGGACCGGGGCGCTCGCCACGTGGGCGTCGGAGCACCCTGACGACCCCGACCGGGATCAGGTGATGGCCGCGTCGGTCGAGCACCCGGGCATGGCTGGGCGGATACCGCGGAACGCTCGGCTTCCTCACCCTCGTGCTGGGTCGCTCGGCGGCCAGCTGAGGCGGCGGGCGGGACAGGAGGGCGGGACCGTCGTGCCCCGTCCGCCCGCCCGCGGGGGCTAG
- a CDS encoding pentapeptide repeat-containing protein: protein MAASTRILPPRISDPRLEGLADGDPSDLDAHASFERLRFADADLTDADLVDIGFEECALERIRLHEADLTAASLVDVLASRLDAPVLKAPRMRMRDVRLEGSRVGSAELYDATLSSVHITDCRLGFMNLRGSKITDLLITDCAIEELDLRGTAGMRIAFARTTIGTLDLADSSLTHLDLRGAEIMDLDTPDGLRGAVLDSTQLMALGSVFARHFRVRVED, encoded by the coding sequence ATGGCCGCATCCACCCGCATCCTCCCTCCCCGGATCAGCGACCCGCGGCTCGAGGGCCTCGCCGACGGCGACCCGTCCGACCTCGACGCGCACGCGTCCTTCGAGCGGCTGCGGTTCGCCGACGCCGACCTGACGGACGCCGACCTCGTCGACATCGGGTTCGAGGAGTGCGCGCTCGAGCGGATCCGCCTGCACGAGGCCGACCTCACCGCCGCGAGCCTCGTGGACGTGCTCGCCTCCCGCCTCGACGCGCCCGTGCTGAAGGCGCCCCGGATGCGCATGCGCGACGTGCGTCTCGAGGGCTCGCGCGTGGGGTCCGCCGAGCTCTACGACGCCACGCTCTCCTCGGTGCACATCACCGACTGCCGGCTCGGGTTCATGAACCTGCGCGGGTCGAAGATTACGGACCTGCTCATCACCGACTGCGCCATCGAGGAGCTCGACCTCCGCGGCACCGCCGGCATGCGCATCGCGTTCGCCCGCACCACCATCGGCACGCTCGACCTCGCCGACTCGAGCCTCACGCACCTGGATCTCCGCGGCGCCGAGATCATGGACCTCGACACCCCCGACGGCCTCCGCGGCGCCGTCCTCGACTCCACCCAGCTCATGGCGCTCGGCTCGGTCTTCGCGCGGCACTTCCGCGTGCGCGTCGAGGACTGA
- a CDS encoding GNAT family N-acetyltransferase has protein sequence MLADLALPVPLPARVGGVVLRRATADDLAPLMGLLADDPVSAARGDRADPGDADLYRGALARILADPANDLLVAADADGAVVGTLQLTVIPGMARRGSSRLQVEAVRVRSDLRSAGIGGAIMRWVADAAAPALGTPLVQLTSDASRVDAHRFYERLGYARSHVGFKLRIPEA, from the coding sequence GTGCTCGCCGATCTCGCCCTCCCCGTCCCGCTCCCCGCCCGCGTCGGCGGGGTGGTCCTCCGCCGCGCGACCGCCGACGACCTCGCCCCGCTCATGGGCCTGCTCGCCGACGACCCCGTGAGCGCCGCGCGCGGCGACCGGGCGGATCCGGGCGACGCCGACCTCTACCGCGGCGCGCTCGCGCGCATCCTCGCGGACCCCGCGAACGACCTCCTCGTGGCGGCCGACGCGGACGGCGCGGTCGTGGGCACGCTGCAGCTCACGGTGATCCCCGGCATGGCCCGGCGCGGCAGCTCCCGCCTCCAGGTGGAGGCCGTGCGCGTGCGGAGCGACCTGCGCTCGGCCGGCATCGGCGGCGCCATCATGCGCTGGGTCGCCGACGCCGCCGCGCCCGCCCTCGGGACGCCGCTCGTGCAGCTCACCTCCGACGCCTCGCGCGTCGACGCCCACCGCTTCTACGAGCGTCTCGGGTACGCGCGCTCGCATGTCGGGTTCAAGCTGCGGATCCCCGAGGCGTAG
- a CDS encoding VOC family protein, translating into MVDSVATVWLPVKDMTRAVAFYRDTLGLTITSEDADWSEIDAGGLMIGLNAREEAGGSSSGGAVISFTPDGSIEDELGRMKSRGAEITGEISDHEWGRILPFQDSEGNDLQLYTPPAG; encoded by the coding sequence ATGGTCGATTCGGTGGCGACGGTCTGGCTGCCCGTGAAGGACATGACGCGCGCGGTGGCGTTCTACCGCGACACGCTCGGTCTCACGATCACGAGCGAGGACGCGGACTGGAGCGAGATCGACGCGGGCGGCCTGATGATCGGGCTCAACGCGCGCGAGGAGGCGGGCGGCTCGTCGAGCGGCGGCGCGGTCATCTCGTTCACGCCCGACGGCTCGATCGAGGACGAGCTGGGGCGGATGAAGAGCCGCGGCGCCGAGATCACGGGCGAGATCAGCGACCACGAGTGGGGCCGCATCCTCCCCTTCCAGGACAGCGAGGGCAACGACCTGCAGCTCTACACGCCGCCCGCGGGCTAA
- a CDS encoding FecCD family ABC transporter permease yields the protein MPPTRSAPAASAVAVVALAALVALVAVSLATGSRDIALDSVWRAIQHPDDGSRDAIIVWQLRAPRTLLAVAVGVLLAVAGVVMQAMTRNPLAEPGLLGVNAGASLAVVLSVAVFGVGSAAGYAGPAFAGAALAAVVVVLVGMRAGPRADPTRLLLAGTALTASLASVTGVVTLSDSRTFGDYRSWVVGSVASRDPADLVWLLPLTVVVVVGALLLVRPLAVLALGDDTATALGSSVGRVRLAGFVLVTLACGAATAVAGPISFVGLVVPHAVRLVVGRRERRVLLGSVAAGPLLVLGADVLGRIVARPGELEAGIVTAFIGAPVLLALVLRRTGAR from the coding sequence ATGCCACCGACCCGATCCGCGCCCGCCGCCTCCGCCGTCGCGGTCGTGGCCCTCGCCGCGCTCGTCGCGCTCGTCGCCGTGAGCCTCGCGACCGGATCCCGCGACATCGCCCTCGACTCCGTGTGGCGCGCGATCCAGCACCCGGACGACGGCAGCCGCGACGCGATCATCGTCTGGCAGCTGCGGGCCCCGCGCACGCTCCTCGCCGTGGCGGTCGGCGTGCTCCTCGCGGTCGCGGGCGTCGTGATGCAGGCCATGACCCGCAACCCGCTCGCGGAGCCGGGCCTTCTCGGCGTCAACGCGGGCGCGTCGCTCGCCGTGGTGCTCAGCGTGGCGGTCTTCGGCGTCGGCTCGGCCGCCGGCTACGCGGGGCCCGCGTTCGCCGGCGCCGCCCTCGCCGCCGTGGTCGTGGTGCTCGTCGGGATGCGGGCGGGGCCGCGCGCGGATCCGACGCGCCTCCTCCTCGCCGGGACCGCGCTCACCGCGAGCCTCGCCTCCGTCACGGGCGTCGTCACGCTCTCCGACTCCCGCACGTTCGGCGACTACCGCTCCTGGGTGGTGGGATCCGTGGCCTCGCGCGACCCCGCCGACCTCGTCTGGCTCCTCCCGCTCACGGTCGTCGTGGTCGTCGGTGCGCTCCTGCTCGTGCGCCCGCTCGCGGTGCTCGCGCTCGGCGACGACACGGCCACCGCGCTCGGCAGCTCGGTCGGGCGCGTGCGGCTGGCGGGCTTCGTCCTCGTGACGCTCGCGTGCGGGGCCGCCACCGCGGTCGCCGGCCCGATCTCGTTCGTGGGGCTCGTCGTGCCGCACGCGGTGCGCCTGGTCGTCGGGCGCCGCGAGCGGCGTGTGCTGCTCGGATCCGTGGCGGCCGGACCCCTGCTCGTGCTCGGCGCCGACGTGCTCGGCCGCATCGTCGCGCGGCCCGGCGAGCTGGAGGCCGGCATCGTCACGGCGTTCATCGGCGCGCCCGTGCTGCTCGCCCTGGTGCTCCGGCGGACGGGCGCGCGGTGA
- a CDS encoding phenolic acid decarboxylase, with protein sequence MTTITTSVEHPVPAQDLSPLVGHRLIYTYANGWQYEMYVKNATTIDYRIHSGMVGGRWVKDQTVDLVALADGVFKVSWNEPTGTSVVVNIIPAARVLHGTIFFPRWVEEDGSKTVLFQNDHLDEMRAHRDAGPTYPIYVVPEFAHITLDEFVGADDETVVDTAPGDLPAGFADRRG encoded by the coding sequence ATGACAACGATCACCACGAGCGTCGAGCACCCCGTGCCCGCTCAGGACCTCAGCCCCCTCGTCGGACACCGTCTCATCTACACGTACGCCAACGGCTGGCAGTACGAGATGTACGTCAAGAACGCCACGACCATCGACTACCGCATCCACTCGGGCATGGTCGGCGGCCGCTGGGTCAAGGACCAGACGGTCGACCTCGTCGCCCTCGCCGACGGCGTCTTCAAGGTCTCGTGGAACGAGCCCACGGGCACGAGCGTCGTCGTCAACATCATCCCGGCCGCGCGCGTGCTGCACGGCACGATCTTCTTCCCGCGCTGGGTGGAGGAGGACGGATCCAAGACCGTGCTCTTCCAGAACGACCACCTCGACGAGATGCGCGCGCACCGCGACGCCGGCCCCACGTACCCCATCTACGTCGTGCCGGAGTTCGCGCACATCACCCTCGACGAGTTCGTGGGCGCCGACGACGAGACCGTCGTCGACACCGCCCCCGGCGACCTCCCGGCCGGGTTCGCCGACCGGCGCGGCTGA
- a CDS encoding ABC transporter substrate-binding protein — MIIASPPRPDTRPDRRPTRRRGLAGLAVAAAVLVALTACAAPAASSGSASGPGTGTAADPAGTGYTTPRTMPEGKGSGQPDGVFPRTVVHFAGTTTIPAAPQRVAVISTGQADSLLTLGIVPVASTAADGAAVVPDYLTRAFPEDADALAAVAPLGDRISPDIESVAAAKPDLILMNVTGKDAASLYASLSAIAPTVATQGTGLYWKQDLLLLADAVGRTQQAASWLDSYQSDAAAFGAGLADRPAVSFLRSSADRIRVFGVASFAGSVAEDAGLPRPEEQDFTDQTSRDISEEQIDLAEGDHVFAGVQGGDETALTGLPLWPTLQAVEDDAVTFVDDDVFYLNTGPTAARAVLEAMRSALG; from the coding sequence GTGATCATCGCCTCCCCGCCCCGCCCCGACACCCGACCCGACCGCCGTCCCACCCGCCGCCGCGGCCTCGCGGGCCTCGCGGTCGCCGCCGCCGTCCTCGTCGCGCTCACCGCGTGCGCCGCGCCCGCCGCATCGTCCGGATCCGCCTCCGGTCCCGGCACGGGCACCGCGGCCGACCCCGCCGGCACCGGCTACACCACCCCGCGCACCATGCCCGAGGGCAAGGGCAGCGGCCAGCCCGACGGCGTCTTCCCGCGCACCGTCGTCCACTTCGCGGGCACGACCACCATCCCGGCGGCGCCCCAGCGCGTCGCCGTCATCTCGACCGGCCAGGCCGACTCCCTGCTCACCCTCGGGATCGTCCCCGTCGCCTCCACGGCGGCCGACGGCGCGGCCGTCGTCCCCGACTACCTCACCCGCGCGTTCCCGGAGGACGCCGACGCGCTCGCCGCCGTCGCGCCGCTCGGCGACCGCATCTCGCCCGACATCGAGAGCGTCGCGGCCGCGAAGCCCGACCTGATCCTCATGAACGTCACCGGCAAGGACGCGGCCTCGCTCTACGCGAGCCTCTCCGCCATCGCGCCCACGGTCGCGACGCAGGGCACGGGCCTCTACTGGAAGCAGGACCTCCTGCTCCTCGCCGACGCCGTCGGCCGCACCCAGCAGGCCGCCTCCTGGCTCGACTCCTACCAGTCCGACGCTGCCGCGTTCGGCGCGGGCCTCGCCGACCGCCCGGCCGTCTCGTTCCTCCGCTCCTCGGCCGACCGCATCCGCGTCTTCGGCGTGGCGTCCTTCGCCGGATCCGTGGCCGAGGACGCGGGCCTCCCGCGCCCGGAAGAGCAGGACTTCACGGACCAGACCTCGCGCGACATCAGCGAGGAGCAGATCGACCTGGCCGAGGGCGACCACGTGTTCGCGGGCGTGCAGGGTGGCGACGAGACGGCGCTCACCGGCCTGCCGCTCTGGCCGACGCTGCAGGCGGTGGAGGACGACGCGGTCACCTTCGTGGACGACGACGTGTTCTACCTCAACACCGGTCCGACGGCGGCGCGCGCGGTGCTCGAGGCGATGCGGTCGGCGCTCGGCTGA
- a CDS encoding MarR family winged helix-turn-helix transcriptional regulator, whose translation MTDEDRSPVGDAAGDSAGVADGTADGIAAGIAEVEEQMTALAARIRATTREAAARIHPELPPIGYKMLRVIRRCGAAHASAVADQLGVDRSVVSRQLRQLQDLGLVEVGADAQDGRVRVLALTPAGRAGIEADDAEGGSRLIRGLGGWTRADLDAFAGYLARLNAGALPDAATGPADREADAAAAAPAPRAPVHAA comes from the coding sequence ATGACCGACGAGGACCGCTCCCCCGTGGGCGACGCCGCGGGTGACTCCGCCGGCGTCGCCGACGGGACAGCCGACGGCATCGCCGCGGGCATCGCCGAGGTGGAGGAGCAGATGACCGCCCTCGCCGCGCGCATCCGGGCGACGACCCGGGAGGCCGCGGCCAGGATCCACCCGGAGCTGCCGCCCATCGGCTACAAGATGCTCCGCGTGATCCGCCGCTGCGGCGCGGCCCACGCGAGCGCCGTCGCCGATCAGCTCGGCGTCGACCGCAGCGTGGTCAGCCGCCAGCTCCGCCAGCTCCAGGACCTGGGGCTCGTGGAGGTCGGCGCCGACGCGCAGGACGGCCGCGTGCGCGTGCTCGCGCTCACCCCGGCGGGCCGCGCGGGGATCGAGGCGGACGACGCCGAGGGCGGCAGCCGCCTGATCCGCGGCCTCGGCGGGTGGACGCGCGCGGACCTCGACGCGTTCGCCGGCTACCTCGCGCGGCTCAACGCGGGAGCGCTTCCGGACGCCGCGACCGGCCCGGCGGATCGCGAGGCGGACGCCGCCGCGGCCGCCCCGGCTCCGCGCGCCCCCGTGCACGCGGCCTGA
- a CDS encoding DUF1905 domain-containing protein: MSDDLPLDFTAPLWAWEARRELWTFVSLPVELTPMLRELGQAGRRGFGSVPVRVRVGNTTWRTSVFPQGDGTWILPVKRAIRDAHGLEVGDDVHVDLEPLP, from the coding sequence ATGAGCGACGACCTCCCCCTCGACTTCACCGCGCCCCTCTGGGCCTGGGAGGCGCGGCGCGAGCTCTGGACCTTCGTGTCGCTGCCCGTCGAGCTCACCCCGATGCTGCGGGAGCTGGGGCAGGCCGGCCGCCGCGGGTTCGGATCCGTCCCCGTCCGCGTGCGCGTCGGCAACACGACCTGGCGCACCTCGGTCTTCCCGCAGGGCGACGGCACGTGGATCCTCCCGGTCAAGCGCGCGATCCGCGACGCCCACGGCCTCGAGGTCGGCGACGACGTCCACGTCGACCTCGAGCCGCTGCCGTGA
- a CDS encoding DHA2 family efflux MFS transporter permease subunit, with protein MSQHHPATAAPAKAPRRTVSADGSMSKRQVLESLSGLLLGMFVSILAGTVVSTSLPIIISDLKGDQSGYTWVVTATLLATTVSTPLWGKFADLFNRKLLIQLALGTFVLGSALAGFSQNTETLIVFRVLQGLGAGGLAALSQIIMADIISPRDRGRYAGLFGAVMAVGTVGGPLLGGVVTDAFGWRWNFFIALPIAIIAIILLQVTLHLPAHPKRKVHVDYLGAVFIASGVSLLLIWVSQAGKQFEWASGTSYLMAGGAVVLLIAAVITELKVAEPIIPLTMFRNRTFTLSVLASLAVGISLFGTSVFLAQYMQLSRGATPTQSGLLTIPLMAGLLISSTVFGNLISRRGKWKAIMITGAVLIVAGTSLLSTLRYDTDFVLVGIYMFVLGAGLGMLMQNLVLVVQNAIEVKNLGVATSAVTFFRSLGGTVGVSVLGSILGTIIASEITAGITKLAPADQAAAAQALGSGVIPQVSQLSPAVRTVVESAYGVGIGDVFLYSVPLAIVSLVAVIFLPNAQLGSKNAVQLKSDKAATSDARDVHRTDGEDALIGASAGAVALTPAGEANPTGSIRLPDAEDAGVDARR; from the coding sequence ATGTCCCAGCACCACCCGGCCACCGCGGCACCCGCGAAGGCCCCCCGCCGCACCGTCTCGGCCGACGGATCCATGTCGAAGCGCCAGGTCCTCGAGTCCCTGTCGGGCCTCCTGCTCGGCATGTTCGTCTCGATCCTCGCCGGCACCGTCGTCTCCACGTCGCTGCCGATCATCATCAGCGACCTCAAGGGCGACCAGTCCGGCTACACCTGGGTCGTCACCGCGACCCTGCTCGCCACCACCGTGAGCACGCCGCTCTGGGGCAAGTTCGCCGACCTCTTCAACCGCAAGCTGCTCATCCAGCTCGCGCTCGGCACCTTCGTGCTGGGATCCGCGCTCGCCGGCTTCTCGCAGAACACCGAGACGCTCATCGTCTTCCGCGTGCTCCAGGGCCTCGGCGCCGGCGGCCTCGCGGCGCTGAGCCAGATCATCATGGCCGACATCATCAGCCCGCGTGACCGCGGCCGCTACGCCGGCCTCTTCGGCGCCGTCATGGCCGTCGGCACGGTCGGCGGCCCGCTCCTCGGCGGCGTCGTGACGGACGCGTTCGGCTGGCGCTGGAACTTCTTCATCGCGCTGCCGATCGCCATCATCGCGATCATCCTGCTGCAGGTCACGCTCCACCTGCCCGCGCACCCGAAGCGCAAGGTGCACGTCGACTACCTCGGCGCGGTCTTCATCGCGAGCGGCGTCTCGCTCCTGCTCATCTGGGTCTCGCAGGCCGGCAAGCAGTTCGAGTGGGCCTCGGGCACCTCGTACCTGATGGCGGGCGGCGCGGTCGTGCTGCTGATCGCCGCGGTGATCACCGAGCTCAAGGTCGCCGAGCCGATCATCCCGCTCACCATGTTCCGCAACCGCACCTTCACGCTCTCGGTGCTCGCGAGCCTCGCGGTCGGCATCTCGCTGTTCGGCACGTCGGTCTTCCTCGCGCAGTACATGCAGCTGTCGCGCGGCGCCACGCCCACCCAGTCGGGCCTGCTCACCATCCCGCTCATGGCCGGCCTGCTCATCTCGTCGACCGTGTTCGGCAACCTGATCAGCCGCCGCGGCAAGTGGAAGGCGATCATGATCACGGGCGCCGTGCTCATCGTCGCCGGCACCTCGCTGCTGTCCACGCTCCGCTACGACACCGACTTCGTGCTCGTGGGCATCTACATGTTCGTGCTCGGCGCGGGCCTCGGGATGCTCATGCAGAACCTCGTCCTCGTCGTGCAGAACGCCATCGAGGTCAAGAACCTCGGCGTCGCCACCAGCGCCGTCACGTTCTTCCGCAGCCTCGGCGGCACCGTCGGCGTCTCGGTGCTCGGCTCCATCCTCGGCACGATCATCGCGTCGGAGATCACCGCCGGGATCACGAAGCTCGCCCCGGCCGACCAGGCCGCCGCGGCGCAGGCGCTCGGCTCCGGCGTCATCCCGCAGGTCTCGCAGCTCAGCCCCGCGGTCCGCACCGTGGTCGAGAGCGCCTACGGAGTGGGCATCGGCGACGTGTTCCTCTACAGCGTGCCGCTCGCGATCGTGTCGCTCGTCGCGGTGATCTTCCTGCCCAACGCGCAGCTCGGCAGCAAGAACGCCGTGCAGCTGAAGAGCGACAAGGCCGCCACCTCCGACGCCCGCGACGTGCACCGCACCGACGGCGAGGACGCGCTCATCGGCGCATCCGCCGGCGCCGTCGCCCTCACCCCGGCCGGCGAGGCGAACCCGACCGGGTCGATCCGACTGCCCGACGCCGAGGACGCCGGGGTCGACGCCCGCCGATGA
- a CDS encoding FecCD family ABC transporter permease codes for MRPRIPRRDRIVLGILVLAILGAAAVGLGTGAYPLSPAQVLDALLGGGDAQARFIVADQRLPRVVCAIAVGAALGLSGMVFQSVSRNPLGSPDVIGFSTGAATGGLVAILVTGSTVAAPSSAGSIALGTVVGGFATAFAVHLMSSRTATTGERLVLVGIAVGAMLASVNDFLITRSDLELAQAAATWRFGTLNGISWPQVAPAVVVLAVIVPLAFLGEPPLRMLEMGDDTARALGLDVGRWRTALLAAGVALAAVGVAAVGPVGFVALAAPHLARRMMPGSRGRMLPALVVGALLLSVADLVAGRLLSPFQIPVGLATSALGGLYLLWLLASPDTSRRAASGG; via the coding sequence GTGAGACCGCGCATCCCGCGGCGCGACCGCATCGTGCTCGGGATCCTCGTGCTCGCGATCCTCGGCGCCGCCGCGGTCGGCCTCGGCACGGGCGCCTACCCGCTGTCGCCGGCCCAGGTGCTCGACGCCCTGCTCGGCGGCGGCGACGCGCAGGCCCGCTTCATCGTCGCCGACCAGCGACTGCCGCGCGTGGTGTGCGCGATCGCGGTCGGTGCGGCGCTCGGCCTCAGCGGCATGGTCTTCCAGAGCGTCTCGCGCAACCCGCTCGGCAGCCCGGACGTCATCGGCTTCAGCACGGGCGCGGCCACCGGCGGGCTCGTCGCGATCCTGGTGACGGGATCCACCGTCGCGGCGCCCTCCTCGGCCGGATCCATCGCGCTCGGCACGGTCGTCGGCGGCTTCGCGACCGCCTTCGCCGTGCACCTGATGAGCTCCCGCACCGCGACCACGGGCGAGCGGCTCGTGCTCGTGGGCATCGCGGTCGGGGCGATGCTCGCCTCGGTCAACGACTTCCTCATCACCCGCAGCGACCTCGAGCTCGCCCAGGCCGCCGCGACCTGGCGCTTCGGCACGCTCAACGGGATCTCGTGGCCGCAGGTCGCGCCGGCCGTCGTCGTGCTCGCCGTGATCGTGCCGCTCGCGTTCCTCGGCGAGCCGCCGCTGCGCATGCTCGAGATGGGCGACGACACCGCCCGCGCGCTCGGCCTCGACGTCGGCAGGTGGCGGACCGCTCTGCTGGCGGCGGGCGTCGCGCTGGCCGCGGTCGGCGTCGCGGCCGTGGGCCCGGTCGGGTTCGTCGCGCTCGCCGCACCGCACCTCGCCCGTCGCATGATGCCCGGGAGCCGCGGCCGCATGCTCCCCGCGCTCGTGGTCGGCGCGCTGCTGCTGAGCGTGGCGGACCTCGTGGCCGGGCGCCTGCTCAGCCCGTTCCAGATCCCGGTCGGGCTCGCGACCTCCGCGCTCGGCGGCCTCTACCTCCTGTGGCTGCTGGCCTCCCCGGACACGTCGCGCCGGGCGGCATCGGGCGGGTGA